The following nucleotide sequence is from Carassius auratus strain Wakin unplaced genomic scaffold, ASM336829v1 scaf_tig00216816, whole genome shotgun sequence.
ATTTGATCCTGGCGCTCTTCATGAGTTCCCTGGAGGAGAATCTAGAGGAGCAGAACTTGTTGAGATGATCAGACTGGAGTTCTCGCTCATCCGCAGCACATCAGATCCGTTCAGCAGAGCGTCGCGATGATGCTGCGCGTTTTATTCGCTCTGATAGTGTTCTCCTGCTCCGTTCAGGCGGATAAACGCGCGGCGGAGATGAAGACGAGTCTGATGCCGTCACCCTCCTCATCCTCAGCGCCGGAGCTGAACGCCTCCGCAGCGCGTcgcggtgatgatgatgatgatgatggagacGCGCGCGCACCGAGAGTTCCGCGCGGCTCCAAACACAAGCAGCAGCGCGAGCGGAACTCGCACCGAACTCCGCGACCGCATCCCGACCCCGACGCGTTCTTCACCACCCCGCGAGCGTCCAACGGCTCGCTACGCGTCCATAACCCGCTGTTCCCACTCACGGAGGAGTCGTACAGCGCGTACGCCGTCATGCTGCTCGCGCTCATCGTGTTCTCCGTGGGCATTGTGGGTAACCTGGCGCTCATGTGTATCGTGTGGAACAACTATTACCTGAAGAACACGTGGAACTGCGCGCTGGCCAGCCTGGCCTTCTGGGACTTCACAGTGCTGTTCTTCTGTCTGCCAGTGGTCATCTTCAACGAGCTGACCAAGAGGAGACTGATGGGAGATCTGTCCTGCAGGATAGTGCCATACCTGGAGGTGCGTGACCAATCAGTCAATTCATTAGGCAACCATTCAAGTCtgttcatatgtgaccctggagcacaaaaccagtcccaagggtcttttttaattattgagaTTTCTACATTATCTGAAATCTGAAaacatctctccattgatgtgtggttttttaggaggacaatatttgtctgagataaaactatttgaaaatctggaatctgagggagcaaaaaaatctaaatattgagacattcatctttaaagttgttcaaatgaagttcttagcaatgcatattactaatcaaaaattaagtttcgatatatatttacaaaaggaaatttacaaaatattttaatggaacatgatctttacttaatattctagtatatagtatatagtatagtatatagaATATCTAGATTATTCTTTAAAttccataaattaaataaaactaaattccaTAAAGTCccataaatgtagttttttaaatgttaaatgaaagtaatttttcttggttacacaaacatttaacattaagGGAACATTTCATTTTGCAAAAATTATGGGAAGTTTCTTTTGAATGTTCTGAACTAGTAgccaaacataattttttgtttttttgtacaaaCGTCCAGCATTCAGGGAGCTTTCAGAAGTAACAATCCTATAATGTCTGTAAAATGGTGAAATAGAACGTCTGAATAACCAAGAAaaaacgttttcttttttttttttacattgaaaaactGGATGGTTGGACCATCTTGAGAACAGTTAGAAAGAGTGTGTTATGGGAACATTAGCAAAACTTTCTTGGAACATATTTCTTTTGACGTTTTTAGAACATTATTGGCCACCAGATGACATTGCTATGATTGTTTTTCATAACTTTGAGATAACTTTGTAAAGAAAACTGTAAATAGTAAGAAAACTAGCCGTCGTAATCAGTCAGAGTCTGTGTGTGGTATTGTGGGTAGTTTCTTGAGTTCATTTTCCAGCCTCCTCTTTACAGCACCAGCTCTCCTGATTGTCATGTAAACGAGATCTCCGGGTAACACTAATTGGGCCTTTTAGTGTGTTGAATGAGTGTTTAGAGTGTGTTTTAAGGGCAGGATTGTCTACTTTGTTGccctaaaacattttattatacagtAGTAAATTAACATATTGGATTagatcagtgctttaagtggcccaaaagaggtgccggtactctattatagctaaaaaaaaaaaaaaaaatctgtttttttttgctttctgttttcttttcttttccttttttttgatgattcccttcatcccctgaggtaacaacaactaggctatattgaagggcttttatatacagcagtcaacaggcaaccttaataataaatcattttattagtttgtggatttgcttgagctaaaaagaactataaataaaaatgtgcaaaaaggattttgaaaaaatacccttagaaagagctactgcatttcTGCATTCAAacatccaaactgactcaaatgattcgcaaaccagctccgaactcccgaactgattcaaataattcgcgatccccaaactgactcaaatgattcgcgaacccgctttgaactcccgaactgactcaaataattcgcgaacatgctacgaactcccgaactgattcaaatgacttgcgttccccaaactgactcaaatgattcgcgaatccgctttgaactcccgaactgactcaaatgattcgcgatcccactccgaaatcccgaactgattcaaatgatttgtgatccccgaactgactcaaatgattcgcgaacacgctttgaactcccgaactgactcaaatgattcgcaaacccgctacaaactcccgaactgattcaaatgatttgcgttccccaaactgactcaaatgattcgcgaatccgctttgaactcccgaactgactcaaatgattcgcgatcccactccaaaatcccgaactgattcaaatgattcgcgatccccgaactgactcaaatgattcgcgatcccgctccgaactcccaaactgactcaaatgattcccgaaaccCGCTCCGAGCTCTCaatttgattcaaatgatccgcgaagcagctCCGAACTACCGAAATGATTACAATTATTTGCGATCCCctaattgactcaaatgattcgcaaacccgctccgaactcccaaactgactcaaatgattcgcgaactgactcaaccaaatcccgaactgactcaaatgattcgcgaacccgctccaatttctcgaactgattcaaatgattcgcgaagctgctccgaattcccgaactgactcaaatgattcgcgatcccgctccgaactcccaaactggttcaaatgattcacgctccatactctgAACTAggagaattaggaagcgtgcattgtgaagggcgctctgaaaagcggcagtgaaggcaaaggattaaaacctctattaaaacagatgtccaaatgaacgtaccggtacactaaaagcacgttctgggcgcacggagaggtggtggtacgctcaagagctatatttggaagtggcggtactgagtacctgtgcgtaccggcccacttaaaacACTGGATTAGATGCAAATCAAATCAGCATTCTGTATAATACGCGCCGTCACTTGGGAACATCAGACCTTATTTATATCACACTTACTGACTAGTGATGGTGTAAAGTGGTACAATCGTGctacttatatattttattatatatatatatatatatatatatatatatatatatatatatatatatatatagaatgattGCATATTCATATACCATGGTACTAGATGGTTTTCCAATGTATTTCAAAGAATACCTTGGTACTACATAAAATATGCTCTAAAAAAATTGGatatttttccaaaaaaaaaaaaagagtatcaCCATTGTGTATATTCAAAAAACATAATCACAGTATCCAAAATCATGGAATTACTATGGTATAAAAAATATGGCATCACCAGAGTAGATAAACATGGAAAAAACATGGTGTGACCATAGTACCATAGTGTAGATTTCCTAAAAACATTGTAGCACCATAGTAAATATCCTCAAAGAGGTAGCATTACCATGATAGACGTCCAAAAAGGAGTGGTATCACAATGGTAAATGTAAAGAAAAGTTTTACCATTGTACATGTCCAAAAACAATGTATCACCAGAGAAGACATTTATAATCATGGtaaatgttgttttaacattGGTCATCAAAACACATGCCATCACCATAgtagatgttaaaaaaaatatattaacattggtAAATGTCTAAAAAACACATGACATCACCTTAGTAGatgtccataaaacaaatatgttttactaTTATACATACAAAATGTTATCATCATGGTAAATGTCAAAAATGTGATATCACaatagtaaatgtaaaaaaaacatggaaTTACCATAGTAGATGTCAAAAGAAACATATCACCATGGTAATTTTACAACTTCACTCCACTCAAAAAACCACCATAGTTACCTCTATGGTACCATAGTTAAGTGTAGTCATAGCCATATGATTTCATGTGTTTGTTGACGTGTCTTTCAGATGACATCTCTCAGCGTGACCACGTTCACTCTCTGTGCGCTCAGCATCGACCGGTTCCAAGCGGTGACCAGCGTTCAGCCGCGGACGCAGCAGGTGGAGTCCTGTCAGTCCATCCTGCCCAAGCTATCGGTGATCTGGCTGGGATCTCTGGTCCTGGCCGCTCCGGAGCTGCTGATGTGGCGTCTGGAGCAGGAGGTGTCTCCGTGGACAGGTCTGCCGGTGGACTCGTGTGGTCAGGAGCCGTCCGTGATGCTGCCGGAGATGCTGTACTCGCTGGTGCTGACGTACCATCAGGCCAGAATGTGGTGGACCTTCGGATGTTTCTTCTGCTTGCCGCTGCTGTTCACTGGCGCGTGTCAGCTGCTCACGAGGCACATTGCGGACGAGAACGCCAAGAGCATTCGTCCATCATCTTTGTcgtcttcctcatcttcatctctGAAGAAGAAGCAGCGCCGAGAGCGTCAGCTGACCTGTACGGTGGTGGCACTGGCGTCCGTTTACGCCGTCTGCAGTTTGCCAGAAAACGTCTGGAACTTAGTTCTGGCTTACTCGGGCGTGGAGGTGGGCGTGGTCACACGGGCTCTCctcgctctgattggccagttccTGTTGTTCGTGCGGGCGGGAGCGACGCCCATTCTGCTGCTCTACATCTGTCGCTCTCTCGGCCAGACGTTCAtggactgctgctgctgctgttgcgaAGACTGTCTTCTGGATACTTCATCATCAGCGAAATCATCGTCTTCGTCCACCAACGCTACGGCTGTCTCCTCTTCCCTGTCCTCGCCCGTCTCCGTCCAGGAGGAGAAGCTGAAGATCATGTCTGGAACGTCGCCCGCGGTGTTCTTCGATAAAGTGAAAGATGGTCCAGCTGAGCTGATCATCGGAACGCCGTGTTGATCTCGGAACATCGGCATCAGTGTCCGTTAAAACTGTGAACCAATCCATCTTTAAcactcttaaagggaaagtttactcataaattataaattaattataaatgttccaaacctgttttctttttatttaaaaaaattaaataaattattgcaatactttatcaaattaaaaatattataaaataaaaattatataaaccaCAGATTTATCATGCCGTCACTCACCGCTGGATGAGGAGAGTTAAACGCAGAAAAACAACTTCCTGTTCCTTTGTCTACATCCAATCACATCCTTTTTTTCTCTTGATCAAGTTTAGTGATTTAAAATTCTCAATAAGTTGCTGTATTTCAGTCTGTAAGTCTATTTTCTTTATAGATCCATCAGTTCTACACAACAGAAATACACATTTTGAACTTAATTGTGTCTCAGTGgaaataataactaatattttgttTATCCGTAAACATTGTACTGCTGGATGGACACTTGCGGAAAACTTGAAACAGTGTATTTTTATGCCCTTAATTAACTTCCATCTTTAAattgtcagtgtttaaaaattaaagtGTGGTTTGGAAAATTGGAAATGGTCTTTTCAGATCAACCTTTATGAGTTTTaaagtaaaatgtgttttattgagtCTGTCTCACATATCAAAGACTGTGATTTGCTGCTGGAATTAAACGACTTGTGCCCGTTCACAAACTCTCAGCAGAGACAAACGACTCTACGAACTATAAggaaatttggaaaaaaaactttacaatttAACATGTTAGATAGTACTGATTATAATAGCAGAGTGAACCAATGTAGATTGTTAGGATTAGAacttttgtatttcttttattttgtactCCGTTGCAGCCAATAAAAGTTTCAAAGAGTTTGAATATGTCGCGAACTTTGCAGTCTCACACATAAATGCTTAAAGGATTTGTACTTATGTGA
It contains:
- the LOC113099007 gene encoding prosaposin receptor GPR37L1-like, whose amino-acid sequence is MMLRVLFALIVFSCSVQADKRAAEMKTSLMPSPSSSSAPELNASAARRGDDDDDDGDARAPRVPRGSKHKQQRERNSHRTPRPHPDPDAFFTTPRASNGSLRVHNPLFPLTEESYSAYAVMLLALIVFSVGIVGNLALMCIVWNNYYLKNTWNCALASLAFWDFTVLFFCLPVVIFNELTKRRLMGDLSCRIVPYLEMTSLSVTTFTLCALSIDRFQAVTSVQPRTQQVESCQSILPKLSVIWLGSLVLAAPELLMWRLEQEVSPWTGLPVDSCGQEPSVMLPEMLYSLVLTYHQARMWWTFGCFFCLPLLFTGACQLLTRHIADENAKSIRPSSLSSSSSSSLKKKQRRERQLTCTVVALASVYAVCSLPENVWNLVLAYSGVEVGVVTRALLALIGQFLLFVRAGATPILLLYICRSLGQTFMDCCCCCCEDCLLDTSSSAKSSSSSTNATAVSSSLSSPVSVQEEKLKIMSGTSPAVFFDKVKDGPAELIIGTPC